In Deltaproteobacteria bacterium, the sequence ATGCGATCGACCCGCAGCCCCACGATGCGACCGCGCACGCTCACGATGATGAGCTTGTTGAGCCGCGCGAGCTCGGGATCGATGGCGACGCCGAAGCGACGCCGAAGGTCCACGACCGGGATCACGACGCCGCGCAGCTGGATCACGCCCTCGACCAGCGCGGGCGCGTGCGGCACCGGCCGCACGTGGTGGGGCCGGGCGTCGATGACCTCTTTGATGCGCATGATGTCGATCGCGTAGGCGTCGCGGCCGACACGGAAGCCGGCCAGCTTGAGGTGGGCGGCGGCCTCCTCGCTCTCGAGCTCGATGCGCGCCGCACGGCGCCGCGGCGGCGTGCTCATGGGCGCCTCGTGCCGGCCTCGAAGCGCACGAAGTCGCCGGGCGCCAGCAACACCGCGAGGTCGAGCAGGATGAGGATCTCGCCGCCGTGTCGCGCCAGCGCGGCGATGAACCCGGCGCGCGTGCCCGGCAGCGCGCCCGGTGGCGGCTCGAAGGCTTCGGGGGGAATCGACACCACGTCGCGGACTTCATCGACCACGATACCGTGCAGCTCGTCGCCGTGGCGCACGATCAGCACGCGGGTCGACGCCGTGGCGGCGCGCGCGGGCAGCCGCAGGCGCCGGGCGAGGTCGATGACCGGCAACACGTTGCCGCGGATGTTGCCGACCCCGATCACGAACTCGGCGGTGCGCGGCACCGGGGTCGTCACGAACGGCTTGGTGATCTCGGCCAGCTCGCTGATCGACAGCCCGTACAGCTCGTCACCGCAGCGGAACGCGATGCAGCGGCGCAGGTCCTGCCGGACCTCGCGGGAGTAGCCGTGCTCGTAGTCCTCCTCGGACGCGAGCGACTCGCCGCTGCGCGCCAGCGACTGCCACAGATCCTCGCTCTCACGCGCCATGACTGGCCTCCGCCACGATCGAGGCGTCGCGACCGACCGCCTCTTCGACCAGCGCCGCCACGTCGATGAGCAGCACCGTCCGTCCACCGCCGAGTTCGGTCGCGCCGGCGATGCCGGGCACCTGCCGCAACGCGGCGCCCAGCGACTTGATGACGACGTCGTGCTGCCCCAGCAGGTCGTCGACCACCAGGCCGATGCGGTGCTGCGCGAGCCCGACCACGATGACGTAGTTGCGCGGCAGCGTCGCGCGGGCCGTGGGCGCCAGGCCGAACATGCGCGCGAGGTGGGCCAGCGGCAGGGTCTTGCCGTGCAGCGTGATGACCTCGGCACCCTCGACCGTGCGGATCTCCGAGGGCGACACCATCAACGACTCGATCACGGAGTTGAGCGGGATGCAGAAGGTCTGGCCGGCGGTCTGCACCACCAGCGCCTGGATGATCGCCAGCGTCACCGGCAGCGTGATCGAGAACGTGGTGCCCCGTCCGACCCCGGTGGTCACGTCGATGAGGCCCGACAGCCGCGAGATGTTCGTCTTGACCACGTCCATGCCGACGCCGCGGCCCGACAGCGCGCCGGCCTCGCGACGGGTGGTGAAGCCGGGCATGAACACCAGCTCGATGACCTGCTGCGGCGTCATGTCGCGCAGCGCGTCCTCGGCCAGCAGGCCCCGCCGCAGCGCGCTCTCGCGGATCTGTCGCAGGTCCATGCCGCGACCGTCGTCCTCGACCTCGATGACGACCCGCGAGCCGCGCTGGAACGCACGCAGGTCGATGCGACCGACCGGCGGCTTGCCGGCCGCGAGCCGCTCGCTGCGGGTCTCGATGCCGTGGTCGATGCAGTTGCGGATCATGTGCATCAGCGGATCGCTGAGTTCCTCGACGATGAGCTTGTCGAGCTCGGTCTCCTCGCCGGTGATGTTGAGCCGGATGTCCTTGCCAGCGTCGCGGCCGAGCTTGCGGACCACACGGGCCAGCTTGTCGAACACCTGGCCCAGCGGCACCATGCGCACGTCGAGGATGGCCTGCTGCAGCAGCGCGATCTGTCGCGACATGGTGCGCAGCTCGCCCGACAGCGAGCGCGCGATGTCGGTGGCGTTGCCGCGGCGACGCAGCGCCTCGGCGCTGCCGCCGAGGGTCGCGTGCACGATGCTGAGCTCACCGATGAGGTTCATCAGGTGATCGAGCCGCGCGAGGTCGACCCGCACGGTGCGGCTGAGGCTGCGCAGCGAGACCTCGGGCCCGGCGTGGTCGAGCTCGTCGGCGTGCTCGACGGTGACCTCCTCCACGACCATGCCGCCGGCCGGCGCGGGCGCGGGGCGATGGCCGGACTCGGCGCTCTCGCGGACCAGCGGGTGCACCGAGACCCCGTCGCCGGCGAGCGCCTCGTTGACCTGGGCCAGCTCGGCATTGCTGCCGAGCAGGATGTCGAGGTCGATGCGGTCCTCGCCGCTGGCGTCGGCGCTCGGCAGGTAGGTGATGACCTCGCCGAATTCCTTGAGCCGTGCCTTCAGGCCCTCGATGCCGACATCGATCGCCAGCAGGTCGAACGACGCGTGCACGCGGAACAGGCTGCGACCGAGCCGCACGTTCTCGCGCAGGCGGTGCTCCTCGTACTCGGTGAGCACGCCGAGGATCGACTCGTCGATGCCGGGCAGCTCGGTGGCGGCGCGCTCGGGCTCGGCGTGGCCGAGCAGCGCCGCGATGCGCCCGAGCAACGGCTCGATCTCGAGGCCGGGTTCGCCGTGCTCGAACGCGGCCAGCAGGCTCGCGAAGGTCTCGACCGCCTCGAACAACACGTCGAGCGTCGCGGGCGTCAGCGGCACGCGCCCCAGGCGGAGCCCGTCGAGCGCGTTCTCCAGGCTGTGGCTGAGCGTCGCGATCGGCCCGGCCGCGAACAGGCCGGCCAGGCCCTTGAGGCTGTGGATGGCCCGGAACGCGGCGTTGAGCGCCTCGGGGTCCTCGTCGCCCGCGCGCTGGGCTGCCTCGAGCTCGAGCAGGCGTCGCGAGAACTCCTCGACGACCTCCTGGGCCTCGGGCACGAACTCGGTGTTGGATCGCGTGGTGCTCATCGGGCGCGGGGGCGGGCGGCCATCTCGGGCAACTGGCGCGCGGTCGGCCCCACGCGCCGAAGGGGGCTCACGCGCCGGCCTCGATGTGGCTGCGCGCGCTGGCGATCGCGTCCAGCAGCTGTTGTTCGGTGAAGGGCTTGGCGAGGAAGCCGTTGGCGCCGGCGGCCATCGCCCGCTCGACGTCGTGGCTGGCGGCATCGGTGCTGATCACGAGCACCGCGACGTTGGCGTGGTGCGGCCCGCGTCGCACGAAGCGCGTGAGCTCGATGCCGTTGACGTCCGGCATGTTGACGTCGGCCACGACCACGTCGAACTGCTCGCGCGGCAGTCGACGCAGCGCCTCGAAGCCGTTCTCGGCCTCCTCGACCTCGAACGCGTGGGCCTCGAGGATCGCGCTGACGTAGGCGCGCATCGCTCGGGAGTCCTCGACCAGCAGCACGCGTGCAGACATGGCGCGCCGAGAGTATAGCGAACGCGCCGTTCGTGTTCGCGGGGGCCGCCGACTACTCCTCGGCGGCGCGCGGGGGGCCCTCGATGAACCGCCGCAGGCGGCCCGCGTGGCGGCCGTCGGCGACCAGCCACAGCGGGCACGGGCGTGGGCTTGCGGCCGCGTGCGAGCGGGCATCGGCCGAGGAGCTGCCCGCGTGCGGGGCCCCGTCGTCCGCCGACGCCGGGGTCGAGGCGCCCTCGTCGGCCCCCGCGTGCGCGACCGTTGGACCGCCCTCGGGCGGCGCGTCGTGGGCCGCCGCGACGCCACGGCGGTCGGGTTCGGGACGGTCGTCGTCGTCGTCGTGCGGCCCCTCGTCGCGCAGCGCCGCCGCGAAGGCCGAGTCGACCGAGGCGGACGCGTCGGCCGACGCGTGCGGATCGGACGCGGCCTCATCGTCGTGGGCGTCGTCGTCGTGGGCGTCGTCGTCGTGGGCGTCGTCGTCGTGGGCGTCGTCGTCGTGGGCGTCGCCGGGGTCCGCTTCGTCGGGGGCCACGGCTTCGTGCGGCTCGACCTCGAGCTCGCGCAGCGCCGCCTCGTGGGCCGCGACGATCGCCGACAGCATCGCCTCGGCCAGCTCGCGCTCCTCGTTGCCGCCCGGCAGCGCCAGCAGCACGTCGCGCGGCCGCAGCCGCAGCGCGCACGCGACCGCGCGCTCGGCCAAGGCCTTCGCGCGCGCGGGATCGAGGGCGTCCTGCCGCCCCATGCCGAACAGCAGCCAGCGCTCCGCCGGCAGATCGCGACGGCCCGGCAGCAGCACGCTCTCGCCGGGCTCACCGGTGCAGAAGCCGCTGCGCAGCAGGCCCGACAGCGCGCCGCTGCAGCGCCAGTCGACCAGCGCGGCCAGGCCCCGCAGCGGTCGCTCGTCCTCGCAGTGCAGCAGGACCCCGAGGTCGACCCGCCGCCGCACGCCCTCACCGACGTCGACGCCGTCGAACAGCGCGCGTCCGAGGGCCTCGATGCGCAGCCACGCTCGGCTCAAGCCCCTGCCCCCGGCTCCGGTCGCACGCGCTTGGCGAGGTCCTCGACCAGGCCGTTGACGAAGGCCGCGCTGCGCTCGCTGCCGTAGCGACTGGCGAGGCGCACCGCCTCGGACAGCACCGCGGCCCGCGGCACGTCTGCGCGCGCGAGCAGCTCGGTCGCGGCCAGCCGCACGATGTTGCGATCGACGCGGTCCATCCGCGACAGTCGCCAGCTGCGCGAGGTCGACTCGATGAGCGCGTCGATCTCGTCGCGCCGCGTCGACCACAGCGCGACCAGCTCCTCGGCGCGCGCGCGCACGTCGGTGCTGCGGGCCAGCTGCGCGAACGCATCCTCGTCGTCACCGTCGCCCGATGGCGGTGCATCGAGCACCAGCGGGATCGCGGCGGCGTGCTCGGACGCGGGGTACGACTCGAGGTGGCAGAGCACCGAGAGCGCCAGCTCCCGCCCCAGTCGCCTGGCGTCGCGCTCGGGGGTGGCGCTCATCGGCGTTTTCCGCGGGGCCGCGCGCCGCCGGTCGTCGTCGCGGCCGCACCCTCGCCACCGCGCCGCAGCGCGGCGCAGACCCGAGCCTGTTCGATGGCGGCCATGGCCGCCTCGCCGCCCTTGTTGCCGTGCTTGGCACCCGCGCGATGGATCGACTGCTCGAGGCCGTCGGTGGTGAGGACCCCGAACGCCACCGGCACCCGGCCGCGCGACAGCGCGCCCAGGCCCTTGGTGACCTCGCCGGCAATCAGATCGAAGTGGATCGTGTCGCCGCGCATCAGGCACCCCAGGGCGATGACGGCGTCGATGTCGGGCCGCTCGCACAGCCGCGCGGCGGCCTGCGGGATCTCCCACGCACCCGGCACGCGAACCACCACGATGTCGTCGCTCGCGGCGCCGTGGCGCAGCAGCGTGTCGACGGCGGCGACCATCAGCGGCTCGGTGATGAAGCCGTTGAACCGGCTCACGACCACGCCGAAGCGCAGCCCCTTCGCATCGAGCTCGCCCTCGATCACACGCACACCACCTGGAGCTCCGGACGCGGACACGGGCCCGGCTTACCCCGACCCGCGCGTCCGAATCAAGGGCGGCCGGCGGCGGTCGGCGCGGGCGATCGGCGCGGACGATCGGCGCGGACGCGGGCCCCCTTGGCCCCAAGGCCGCGCCGGCGC encodes:
- the nusB gene encoding transcription antitermination factor NusB, giving the protein MSATPERDARRLGRELALSVLCHLESYPASEHAAAIPLVLDAPPSGDGDDEDAFAQLARSTDVRARAEELVALWSTRRDEIDALIESTSRSWRLSRMDRVDRNIVRLAATELLARADVPRAAVLSEAVRLASRYGSERSAAFVNGLVEDLAKRVRPEPGAGA
- a CDS encoding purine-binding chemotaxis protein CheW, which gives rise to MARESEDLWQSLARSGESLASEEDYEHGYSREVRQDLRRCIAFRCGDELYGLSISELAEITKPFVTTPVPRTAEFVIGVGNIRGNVLPVIDLARRLRLPARAATASTRVLIVRHGDELHGIVVDEVRDVVSIPPEAFEPPPGALPGTRAGFIAALARHGGEILILLDLAVLLAPGDFVRFEAGTRRP
- a CDS encoding response regulator, with amino-acid sequence MSARVLLVEDSRAMRAYVSAILEAHAFEVEEAENGFEALRRLPREQFDVVVADVNMPDVNGIELTRFVRRGPHHANVAVLVISTDAASHDVERAMAAGANGFLAKPFTEQQLLDAIASARSHIEAGA
- a CDS encoding 6,7-dimethyl-8-ribityllumazine synthase, giving the protein MRVIEGELDAKGLRFGVVVSRFNGFITEPLMVAAVDTLLRHGAASDDIVVVRVPGAWEIPQAAARLCERPDIDAVIALGCLMRGDTIHFDLIAGEVTKGLGALSRGRVPVAFGVLTTDGLEQSIHRAGAKHGNKGGEAAMAAIEQARVCAALRRGGEGAAATTTGGARPRGKRR
- a CDS encoding chemotaxis protein CheW, with the translated sequence MSTPPRRRAARIELESEEAAAHLKLAGFRVGRDAYAIDIMRIKEVIDARPHHVRPVPHAPALVEGVIQLRGVVIPVVDLRRRFGVAIDPELARLNKLIIVSVRGRIVGLRVDRIIGELGVSADAVRPAPSLLRSTDGGTPAEFFSGVCRRGDEMVFVVNLDALLDPAIGDGGARGGAT
- a CDS encoding chemotaxis protein CheA, producing MSTTRSNTEFVPEAQEVVEEFSRRLLELEAAQRAGDEDPEALNAAFRAIHSLKGLAGLFAAGPIATLSHSLENALDGLRLGRVPLTPATLDVLFEAVETFASLLAAFEHGEPGLEIEPLLGRIAALLGHAEPERAATELPGIDESILGVLTEYEEHRLRENVRLGRSLFRVHASFDLLAIDVGIEGLKARLKEFGEVITYLPSADASGEDRIDLDILLGSNAELAQVNEALAGDGVSVHPLVRESAESGHRPAPAPAGGMVVEEVTVEHADELDHAGPEVSLRSLSRTVRVDLARLDHLMNLIGELSIVHATLGGSAEALRRRGNATDIARSLSGELRTMSRQIALLQQAILDVRMVPLGQVFDKLARVVRKLGRDAGKDIRLNITGEETELDKLIVEELSDPLMHMIRNCIDHGIETRSERLAAGKPPVGRIDLRAFQRGSRVVIEVEDDGRGMDLRQIRESALRRGLLAEDALRDMTPQQVIELVFMPGFTTRREAGALSGRGVGMDVVKTNISRLSGLIDVTTGVGRGTTFSITLPVTLAIIQALVVQTAGQTFCIPLNSVIESLMVSPSEIRTVEGAEVITLHGKTLPLAHLARMFGLAPTARATLPRNYVIVVGLAQHRIGLVVDDLLGQHDVVIKSLGAALRQVPGIAGATELGGGRTVLLIDVAALVEEAVGRDASIVAEASHGA